Sequence from the Collinsella aerofaciens ATCC 25986 genome:
ATGTGTAGTGTGGTGCCGCGTATGTCGCATTTGAGCAGACAGGTGCGTGACGGTCGGCCTAGGATGCTGAGGTCGATACGATACGTCGCATGGCTGTCCGTGTACTCGACTTGCTCGGCGTTAATGGTTGCTCCGATTGCCAAATAAACGCCTAGCTCGGCATCGACAATCTTGAAGTCCTTTATCTTGACCTTGAACTCTTGATAGAGGGACGGGCTGTTGTAGTAGACGGTTCGGGTTCCGTCGGTGCACTCATCGGTCGTCTCCCATTTGACGACGGGCTGGTCCGAGCTGGCTATCAGCAGTTCTGCTCCAAAAGCTATGGCATGGGTGATGACAACCAGCAATGCCCAGCCGACAAAGAGATAGAGAACCACATATGCAACGGGGTGTTTTGAGCGGATGTTTTGGAGCGCGTTGGGGGCATTCATGGGGCACCTCCAAATTACTATCTATGGCAATCAAATTATACCCTGCCGCCATGTGCGCCGCCTCGAGCAGCGGTTCGGCATTTAGCTATTTAGTGGCGCACATGAAATGCCGGATTCGGCTCTACTAGATTGAGTGTGCGATATTATGCAACCTTGCATAATTCGACCTTGCATAATCTTTGAGTGCGGTTTGTATTGGAGGACATGTATATCGACTGAGGTAACACGTCCGCCCCGCTCTCTCGCCGCGCGCCGTGGTACGATTTTTGAGTTTGAAAGTCCCGCCGTGCTCCGGCTGCCCTTGCAGCTCGGCGTGCGGCCGCACGTAAAGGAGCCATCATGGCCGGTATGAACATGCAGCAGATGATGAAGCAGGCTCGCAAGATGCAGGAGCAGCTTGCCGCCGCGCAGGAGAACCTCAAGTCCCAGACCGTCGACGCCTCTGCCGGCGGCGGCATGGTCAAGGTGACCGTTAACGGCGAGATGGAGCTCGTCAACCTCACCATCGATCCCGATGCGCTCGATCCCGAGGACGTCGATATGCTGCAGGATATGATCATGGCTGCCGTCAACGAGGCCGTCCGCGGCGTCAACGAGCTCGCCAACAAGCAGATGGGCGCCATCACCGGCGGCCTCAACATCCCGGGCATGCCGTTCTAAGACACGCATATATATGAGTGCCAACCACAGTCTGCAAAAACTGCTCGATGAGCTGGGCCGTCTGCCGGGCATTGGTCCCAAGTCGGCCCAGCGCATCGCCTATTACCTGTTGGAGGCCGACGCCGAGGAGGCGCGCCGCCTGGCCGAGGCCATCCTGGAGGTCAAGCAGGAGGTCCACTTTTGCAGCCGCTGCTTTAACTACGCCACGGCCGACGAGTGCTCCATCTGCCAGGACCCGATGCGCGATACCACTCGCATTTGCGTGGTGGGCGAGCCGCGCGATGTCCAGGCGATCGAGCGCACGGGCAGCTACCACGGCCTCTACCACGTATTGGGCGGCGTGATCAGTCCCATGGACAAGATTGGCCCCGAGCAGCTGCACATTCGAGAGCTGCTGGCACGCTTGGGCCACGAGGACATCCACGAGGTCATCATCGCCACCAACCCCAATATTGAGGGCGAGACCACGGCGAGCTATCTGGCCCGTACCATCAAGCCGTTGGGCGTCGAGGTGTCGCGTCTGGCAAGCGGCCTTCCCGTGGGCGGCGACTTGGAGTATGCCGACGAGCTTACGCTTGGCCGCGCCATCGAGGCCCGCCGCGCGATTTAGGTGGCGAGCCTGCTCCTGCCGTATGTTTTCCTCGCGACGCACGGGGTAGTCATAATTTCCCCGTGCGACTGTGAGTTTGTTGTGCAACAAAGATGCTTCGTATCCACTTATCGCATGGATGCTTCCGCTCGCATCCTTAATTTGTCCATTCGTTGCGCAACCTTTTTGGTTCGCTGATACACTCAAATATGGATTCGAATGAATGCGCCGCTCCCGAGCGGCGTGTTTTTGTTGGAGGAGAACGCATGCGGCCCGGTGGCACTCAGACAAAGCGCGGCGCCGCGGTGCGCATACGACGCCGACTGGGCTTGGCGTCGCGGGCGTACGCACTGCTATCGTGCTCGCTGGTGCTGGTCATAGCTGGCGTTTCTGCCTATGGCATGACCGTGCCGTCCATGATGCAGGCGCATGCCGCACGCGAACCGCGCGTGGGGCATGAGGTCAAAAGCGATCTGGGCACCACGACTGGATATGCTTGGGCAAGTGTGGTCGGGCATATTGTGTTTGGCACCGACGATGCGGACGGCGCCGAGGCCCCGGACAACGAAGTCACGCTTGCCAATGGCAAAACCATCGTGCTCACCAACACCAAGATCATCGATCGATTGTCCAACAATAGCGTGGCGGCAACGGTGAATAAGGTCGAGCAGCAAAAGGAGCAGGACGCCCAGCAGTCCGGAAAGCCCGGTAGCTCGGATACTTCTGGCTCCGGCTCGGATTCATCGAGTTCGGGCGGCGGCTCTGGGTCGGGTTCCTCTACCGGAGGGCCTGGAAACGGCGGCTCGACGGGCGGCAACACTGACAACGATGCAAACTCCGGCGGCCTTTCCGCTGCTGAGGAAGAGAGCATTCACAGTTGGCTTGTGACCAAGTACAACATGCTCGACGGCTATGTTTCTCGTGCCAATGACGTGGTCTCGACCTATAACTCTACGGGAGATCCCAGGCCGTGCGACAGCCTGGTCGGGGAGATGTTTGTCATTCGAGCCGAGTTCGGTCGTCAGACATTCTCGCCCCGGTCAAGGTGGTATCAGCAGTATGCCAATCTGTGGGGCTGTTACACCAACCTATGTCAATGGGTCGGCCATTACGGCGATGATGACGTCGCGCTCGGTAACTTCAACAATAACGTGGCGGCGCTTGCCCTATGATGACCGATCTTGCATCCACCACACCACAATCGCTCGGTCGCGATCCCATGGTCGGCCTGCGCCTGGCGCGTGTCGACGGGTTTGAGCCGGCCATTGCGCTCGGTCAGGACGAACTGCCTGCCTATCTGCGTCGTTTTACGATACTGTTTGCCGACGATGCCACCATGCGCCGTGGCGGTATCGGCCGCGTGACGCGTGCTGTCAACGCCCAAGGCGAGGACGTAGCACTCAAACAGCTCATCTTGCCGACGCGCGATGAGTTTGACGACGATGCCGCCCATGAGTCGCTGGTCGCCAAGTTCAAAGCGGCATTTCGCGAGGAATATGAATGCCATCGCGCCCTTTCGGGCCTTAAGGGCTTTCCCCGCCTCTATGGCTGGGGCGAGGTTGACGGTGTGCCTGCAATTGTCATGGAATGGGTCGAGGGCGAGACGCTCGCCCGCTTGCGCTCGCGACTCGCCGTGGACGATGCCGGACGCCTATCGCCGCTTGTGGCGGCGCGTCTGGGTCGCGACCTGTTCGATCTGCTCTGCCGTATGAGCCTGGTGGGCGAGGGCTTTGTCCATCGCGATATCTCGCCCGCTAATATTATGGTGCGTACGGCGCGCCTGCCGCTTGACCGACAGCTTGCCGAGGGCACCTTTGACCTGTGCCTGATCGACTTTGGCTCGTCGCTGGCGCTTGAGCCTGCGTCGGCCGTGGCCGGTACCGGCGGCAAGGCGTCGTTTACGGAGCGTTATGCCACGCTGCGTCGCGCGACGGTTGCCTATGCCCCGCCCGAGATGCTCACCGACGATATTCCCGACCTGCGCGCTTTGCGTATGTCGCCGGCGATTGACGTCTATGCCGCGACAAGCACGGTTTACGAGCTCATTGCCGGCGTCGTGCCATACGAAGCCGCGCCGAGCACTTCGGGCACCTCGGGTTCGCGCAAAAAGACGCGCGACATTGCCAGCCCCTACCGTCTCAAGACGGACACACGGCCCGACTATCCCATTGGTGCCCATGCGCCCGGTTGTGATTTGACTCAGCTGCTTCGTCGTGAGCCCGATGTGGCGCTCGCCGCGGCCGAGCAGGCCCAGCAGCTGGGGCTTGAGCCGGATTCCGAAGAGCTACGCGATGCGCTGGCGTTTGTCGATGCCCAGCTGTTCGACGTGGTGATGGCCTGTCTGTCCAGTCATCAAAAAGATCGTCCCGAGCCGGCGGCGGTCGAGGCGGCGCTCTCGGCGTTTTGTGACCACTATGCGCAAAATGTCGGTCGTTCGCTTCGCGGCGAGCCGCTCACGCCGTGCCCCATGGATGCGTCTGGCCGCGCGGTTCGTCGCGCGCTGATGGTCGGCGCGACGGTCGTCTGTGGCGTGGTTTGGGCTGTGGTCGTGGTTTCGGCCGCGCTGCTGGCGTCGGGCGCCCGCGTGACGGCGACTTTGGGATCGCTCGTGTGGTCTGGGTCGCTACCGAGTATTATTGCCGCACTGGCGTTGGCGCTGCCAGGCATAGCCGGCGTTACCGCGGGGGCACTTGCGCGCAATCGGCGCTCGGGGTTCCTGCAGGGTGTGCTTGCGCTTTCTGCCTGCGAGGTTCCGGTGCTGGTTGTGGCTGCATGTAGCGTATTTTCCCAACGCGCCGTGATGGGCGGCCTTGTTGCCGCTCTGGTTGCAACCTATACGCTTACGTGGTTTTTGCTTGCGATGGGCTTTGCCTTTGAACTTCCCGTTTCGGCACCACGACGCACAAAAGCCCAGATGGCGACTCCGCTTGCCGGTGGAGCCGCAGCTGCCCGTACTTTTGGCGGACCTGTCGAAGTATCGTCCGATTCTATTTCTACGACCAAGGAGGCCTAGGTCATGGCATCTCAAGTTGAGCTCACCCCATGCGGGGCCATGTTTGACATCTTTAAGCGCGCGGCGCATCTGAGCCATATCGAGCTGTGCGGCTTGGTGCTTTCGTCCCGTCCGCTCGCCGACGGCCGCAGCCCGCAGAGCCGAGCCGCCGATCGCTCTTGGGTTTCCCGCTTTATCGTTCGCGCGCCGGTCGGCACGCTTCAGCAGCGCTACTTTGCCGAATACGGTACCTCGGCTGCGCGTATTATGTCGCAACTGGCCCTGCGCCAGCGCAATCCCATGGACTCCACGGCTGTGATCAATATGGTGTGCGGTCCTGCAGGTGAACCGATGGTACGCGCGCTCGAAGAGTGCCACCAGGACACGAATCTCTATCGCAACGCGCTCGATCGCCTGTCCCAGGCGGCGGAACTCATGCCCGCCGAGCGCGCCGAGGCCGTGCTGGTGCTGTTTGTCGCCGTCGGTTGTTCGGCGGATGTGCGGTCCTCGGTGAACTATTCCATCGACTACGCGCACGCGACCTGTGGCGGAGGCACATCCACGCCGCGTTCGCTTGGCATGTCGCTGACTGCGGGCGAACGCGAACCCGCCCCGGCGCACCCCTTGGGCTTGCTGCGCGTGCAAAACAGTTTTGTCGTGAGCGCCCCGCGCTGGATTCAGCCGAGTGAGCAGGGTGTTGAGATTGGCGCGCTGGCCACTGGTGAGGGCGATATTACCGACGTCGGCGACGATGTCTCGGCCCGCCATGCCCATATCTGGTGCGATGCTCAAAATATCTGGCACGTCGAGGACTTGTCGTCCACCAACGGAACCGTGGTGGTAAACGGGGCCACGCGCGTCTGCATTCAGGTCGAGCCCGGCCGTTCCGCCCAACTCAATCCCGGCGACGAGCTCAAGCTCGGCGAATCCACTACCTACGCCATCCTCTTCGGTGCTCTCTAGCCGGCAGATAGGGACGTTCCTTTTCTGCCGGCACTTGGGGACACTCCTCGGCGCGCCAGAGCCGGTCGCCTGGGGATGGAGAGGCCATTTTGGCCCTTGGCAGTCACCCAAGGTAAACCTTTACCGCCCGCCTATATTTGCCGAAATTACACTTGAAGGCGGGGTACAATAAACCCGCATGCGGATTTCCGTTGCGGGCGCTTCCCATCGCCGGGGCGTGCCCGGGAGCATCCGGCATGCGGCCTTTGCGGCGCTCGGTCATGTGCAAGACGGGCGGTCGGGTCTGTGGGGCGCATCAGCTGTCCCTCGCCTCGGCATGTCTTCTCTCCACGCCACGTACCTGCTGCTGAGCCTGCCTGCCAGATGATTGGAAGCAACAGCGTAAATCCCATCACGCCAACATCCCGGCGATCGCCGGGGCCTGTATACCTATATGAGAGGAGAGGGGTATATGGCGCGTAAGTTTAAGTCTATGGACGGCAACGAGGCGGCCGCATATGTTTCGTATGCGTACACCGAGGTAGCGGGAATCTATCCCATTACGCCGTCCAGCCCGATGGCCGACCATGTCGACCAGTGGGCGGCCCAGGGTCGCAAGAACATCTTCGGCACCCCGGTCAAGGTCGTCGAGATGGAGTCCGAGGCAGGTGCAGCCGGTACCGTTCACGGTTCGCTGGGCGCCGGTGCTCTGACCACCACCTACACGGCTTCTCAGGGTCTGCTCCTGATGATCCCGAACATGTACAAGATCGCGGGCGAGCAGCTCCCGGGCGTCTTCCACGTCTCCGCGCGTTGCGTCGCTTCCCACGCCCTGAACATTTTTGGCGATCACTCCGACGTCATGGCCTGTCGTCAGACCGGCTTCGCCATGCTCGCCGAGGGCAACGTCCAGGAGGTCATGGACCTCTCGCCGGTGGCTCACCTTGCCGCCATCGAGGGTAAGACCCCGTTCCTTAACTTCTTCGACGGCTTCCGCACCAGCCACGAGATCCAGAAGGTCGCCATGTGGGACTACAAGGATCTGGCCGAGATGTGCGACATGGACGCCGTCCAGGCTTTCCGCGACCACGCGCTCAACCCTGAGCACCCGCACACCCGCGGCAGCCACGAGAACGGCGATATCTTCTTCCAGAACCGTGAGGCCTGCAACAAGGTCTACGACGAGCTTCCCGCCGTCGTCGAGGGCTACATGAAGAAGATCAACGAGAAGCTCGGCACCGATTACGGCCTGTTCAACTACTACGGCGCTCCCGATGCCGACCGCGTCGTCGTGTGCATGGGCTCCTTCTGCGACGTGCTCGAGGAAGTCATCGACTACCTCAACGCTCACGGCGAGAAGGTCGGCCTGGTCAAGGTTCGCCTGTTCCGTCCGTTCTCCATCAAGCACTTCGTCGACGTTCTCCCCGAGACCGTCCAGAAGATCGCCGTCATGGACCGCACCAAGGAGCCGGGTTCCATCGGCGAGCCGCTCTACCAGGACGTCGTCTCCGCTCTCTACGAGGCCGGCAAGACGGGTATCAAGGTCGTCGGCGGCCGTTACGGCCTGGGCAGCAAGGACACGCCTCCCGCGTCCGCGTTCGCTGTCTTCGAGGAGCTCAAGAAGGACGAGCCCAAGCGCGAGTTCACCATCGGCATTGTCGATGACGTGACCAACCTGAGCCTGCCCGAGGCCGAGGATGCGCCCAACACCGCAGCCCCCGGCACCATCGAGTGCAAGTTCTGGGGTCTGGGTGGCGACGGTACCGTCGGCGCCAACAAGAACTCGATCAAGATCATCGGCGACCACACCGACAAGTACGTTCAGGCCTACTTCCAGTACGACTCCAAGAAGACCGGCGGCGTCACCGTTTCGCACCTGCGCTTTGGTGATTCCCCGATCCGCTCGCCGTACTATGTGACCAAGGCCGACTTTGTCGCCTGCCACAACCCCAGCTACATCGTCAAGGGCTTCAAGATGGTCCGCGACGTCAAGCCGGGTGGCACCTTCCTGGTCAACTGCCAGTGGAGCGACGAGGAGTTCGCCGAGCACATGCCCGCCGTGGCCAAGCGCTACATCGCGAACAACAACGTCAACGTCTACCTGATCGACGCTATCGATCTGGCTGCCAAGGTCGGCATGGGCAAGCGCACCAACACGGTGCTCCAGTCCGCCTTCTTCGCGCTGGCCAAGGTCCTGCCCGCCGAGGACGCCCTGCAGTACATGAAGGACGCGGCTACCAAGTCCTACATGAAGAAGGGCCAGGCCATCGTCGACGCCAACCATAAGGCCATCGATGCCGGCGCTACCGCCTTCCGTAAGTTCGAGGTTCCGGCCGACTGGGCAACTGCCGAGGATGCCGCTCCCGTCGAGCTCTCCGAGGAGACCAAGTCCGCTATTGCCCAGCAGGTCAAGAACCTGCTCGAGCCCATCGATCGCATGGATGGCGACAGCCTGCCCGTTTCCGCCTTTGTCGATTGCGCCGACGGCCAGTTTGAGCTGGGCGCCTCCGCATACGAGAAGCGCGGCGTCGCCGTGGTCGTTCCTCACTGGGACGAGACCAAGTGCATCCAGTGCAACCAGTGCGCCTATGTGTGCCCGCATGCCACCATCCGTCCGTTCGCGATGACCGAGGACGAGGCTGCCGCCGCACCCGAGGCTACCCGCACGCTCGACGCCATGGGCCCCAAGGCCAAGGGCATGAAGTTCACCATGGCCGTGTCCCCGCTCGACTGCATGGGCTGCACCAACTGCGTCAAGGTCTGCCCCAAGGGCGCCCTCGAGATGGTTCCCACCGAGCAGGAGATGGACCAGCAGCCCGTTTGGGACTACATGGTCGAAAACGTCTCCGAGAAGAAGGAGCTCATCGCGGCCAACGTCAAGGGCAGCCAGTTTAAGCAGCCCTACCTGGAGTTCTCCGGCTCCTGCGCCGGCTGCGCCGAGACCGCCTATGCTCGTCTGGTGACCCAGGTCGCCGGCGACCGCATGTTCATCTCCAACGCCACCGGCTGCTCCTCCATTTGGGGCAACCCCGCTGCCACCGCTCCTTACTGCAAGGACAAGGACGGTCACGGCCCGGCGTGGAACAACTCCCTGTTCGAGGACAATGCCGAGCACGGTCTGGGCATGGCCGTTGGCTATGAGGCCGTTCAGAAGAAGCTGATCGCTGCTACGCAGGAGATCATCGCCGCTGACGGTCCGTCCGACGAGCTCAAGGCCGCCGGTCAGGCTTGGATTGACTCCGTCAACGACGCCGAGGCCTCTAAGACCGCTGCCGCCGCCTACGTTACCGAGCTCGAGAAGTGCGGCTGTGACGCTTCCAAGGCGATCCTCGCCGACAAGGCTTACCTCACCAAGAAGTCCTTCTGGATCTTCGGTGGCGACGGTTGGGCTTACGACATCGGCTTCGGTGGCCTGGACCACGTCCTGGCTTCCGGCCACAACGTCAACGTCTTCGTCTTCGACACCGAGGTTTACTCCAACACCGGCGGTCAGGCCTCCAAGGCCTCGAATCTGGGCCAGGTTGCTCAGTTCGCCGCTGCCGGTAAGGTGACCAAGAAGAAGTCTCTGGCTGAGATTGCCATGAGCTACGGCTACGTCTACGTGGCGCAGGTCGCCATGGGCGCCAACCCGGCTCAGACCCTCAAGGCCATCCACGAGGCCGAGGCCTACGACGGCCCGTCCCTCATCATCGGCTACAGCCCCTGCGAGATGCACTCCATCAAGAAGGGCGGCATGCAGAACTGCCAGGCCGAGATGAAGAAGGCTGTCGAGTGCGGTTACTGGAACCTCTTCCGCTTTAACCCCGAGGCTGCTGCCGGCAAGAAGTTCTCGCTCGATTCCAAGGAGCCCGCGGGTGGTTATCAGGAGTTCCTGATGAACGAGGCCCGTTACGCTTCGTTGACGCGTTCCTTCCCCGAGCGCGCCGAGGAGCTCTTCAAGGAGAACGAGCAGGCCGCTATGGACCGCTACGCTCACCTGCTGAAGCTCAAGACGGTGTACAACGAGGCTTAGGTCTCCCACCGCAGGATCTGAGGGCTGACCTTCGCGGACGTCCTCGGACATGAAAGAACCCCCGCTGCGCACTACGTGCGGCGGGGGTTCTTTCGTCCTGCGGAATGTCCGCGAAGGTCAGCCCTCAGATCCTGCTACGACTACGTCCTCGGATTGTGTGGCTGAATGAAGGACGTGGTTGTGGGGGCCTTTAGTCCCCTTCGCTGTTTCGCGGCTTTGCCGCGAAACAGCGCGCCACTCTGGGGATGGATGGAGTTTTGGCTGTTGCCGCCTTCTATCCCCGTGCTTTGGGGCTGGTTGCCTTTTTGGAGCTCATCTTTATTCCTTATGCTGAATGAAAAGCCCCATGTTTTTGCAGGGGTGCATACTCGTCTTATTAATGCATAGAATCTCGTATAGTGCGAGTAAGATATTACGTTGTCTGTTTTGTGTTTAGTGGAGATATAGTTTGCATAATCTAGTCTAATCCCTGCTCTATTAAAATAAAGTTGCACGTAAATGGCGTAGATATACCTAAGCTGGGCTTCTTTACGCTGAGCGGGTAAAAATGACCGTTCACCGTTCAACTGTTTTCAAAATGAATAAAATGAGCGATAAAGAGAATATAAACCTTAATAAACTCGCGTATCGCACGGACACGGGTTATTAATGGGTTGTAGGTCTTTTACAGAAGGGATTCCAGCAATGTCTAAGCCTCTTGGCAAGCCCGATCGTATTGTCGTCGCCCTTGGCGGCAACGCCCTCGGCAACAACCCCGTCGAGCAGATCGAGGCCGTGAGCAACACCGCCCACGCTCTCCTTGGTCTTATCGAGCAGGGTAACGAGATCATCATCACCCACGGCAACGGCCCGCAGGTCGGCATGATCCAGAACGCCTTCGCCGCTGCCCACGACGCCATCGGCACCCCCGAGATGCCGCTGCCCGAGTGCGGCGCCATGTCCCAGGGCTATATTGGTTATCACCTGCAGCAGGGCATCGGCCGCGAGATGCACAAGCGCTATAAGCGTTGGCACGCCGCCACCGTCGTCACCCAGATCGAGTGCGACCCGGATGATCCCGCGTTCAAGAACCCGACCAAGCCGATCGGCCCCTTCTACACCGAGGAGCAGGCCAAGGAGTTCATGGCCGAGGATCCCTCCAAGGTCTTCGTCGAGGATTCCGGCCGCGGCTGGCGTCGCGTCGTCGCTTCCCCCGATCCCAAGAAGATCGTCGAGGCTGACTCCATCCTCAACCTGCTCGACAACGAGTTCATCGTCATCGCCTGCGGTGGCGGCGGCATCCCCGTCGTCCGCGACTACGAGAACAAGGGCTGCTACAAGGGCGTTCCCGCCGTCATCGACAAGGACCTGGGCGGCGAGCTGCTGGCCGAGGACTGCGACGCCGACGTTCTGTTCCTGCTGACCGCCGTTGAGCATGTCGCCATCAACTTTGGCAAGCCCAACCAGGAGGAGCTCGAGGACCTCACCGCCGACGAGGCCGAGCGCCTGGCCGACGAGGGCCAGTTCGGCAAGGGTTCCATGGAGCCCAAGGTCCGCGCTGCCATCAAGTTCGCCCGTTCCCGCAAGGGCCGCACCTGCATCATCGGCGCCCTGGACAAGGCCGCCGAGACCATGGCCGGCCTCTCCGGTACCCGCATTCACGAGTAGTCTCTACTCTGTTGCCTCTCTCGTGGGCGCCAGGCAAAGCGCCCACAAACTAGCCTCTCTTCATGAGCCCCGCAGTCCGCTCCGACTGCGGGGCTTTTGCTATTGAGGTAGCTGTTCATGAAACCCGGCACTTGGGGACGTTCCCTTTCTGCCGGCAGCTTGGGACAGTCCTTAAAGGTAGCTCCTGACAGCTGGGAATGGGCCTATTCGTCCGCCCATGAGCGGCATCCGCAAGGGCTGTCCACAGTGGCTGGTCATTTATGTCTGTCCCCAATGACCACTCATTCAAGTCTGTCCCCAATGACTAGTAGTAGGCCCACATGGCTTCGACTTCGTTGAGGACCTCTACGACGCCCCAGCGACGGGCGCTGCGGCTGGCCGAGTTGGGGTCGTAGACGCCAATCTGGTCGGCATCGTCGATGCCGTAGAGCACGATGTAGTGGCCTACGTTGGTAAACGTACCGGGGCGCACTGCGGCGATGACGGGCGCACCCGAGCGAAGTGCTTGAGTAATCGATTCGCGATCGTTATAGAGCTGTGTTCCGTTGAGCCCCAGCTGCCACGCACCGCCTGTCATAAACGACCACTCGGTGGCACCAGTGGGGGCGTAGTTGCCGGCTTCGGCCAGCGCGCATATATCGACCGGCGTCTTATCGGTATGGCCGGTCTTAAAGATATAGACCATGGTGAGGCAGGTAGGACCGCAAGCGTTTTCGCGAATAGTGCCACCGGCATAGGGCAGCTCCGACCATGCGGGGTCAATTTGGTAGATGTGGGGCATGGTGCCGGCCTGCCATTGCGAGCGTGGGGTCGAGAACGCAAAGGAGTAACCGGGCGCGACGGGAGCTTTAAGCAGCTTGTCCTCGGCAGTGGGCTCAAGACCGGCTGATCCGTGGGAGATACAGGATCCCAAAAACACAAAGACGAGGCAGGCGGCGATGGAGCAAAGCGCAAGGCGTAGGCGGCGGGCCGGAAGCGCGTGGCTTGTGGTGTGCGACGCGGGGTGAGGGGAGGAATTGCCGCGATCGCGTTGAGGTCGCGAAAAGGAACGCTTGACGTAGTAGTCGGTCTTACGGCGATCGTAGCGGCGTGGCTGCGATGTGTCGGTCTGACGTTGGCGTGTGCTCGTACTCACGCGGTCTGACTGCTGCACGGTACGGCTTTGCTGCCGCGAAGAAGCCCCGGGCTGCTCTTGGGGGCGCTGCGGGTTGTCGTTGTCGGAGGTGCTTCTGGGCGTTGGCGTGGTGCGGCCGGCAAGGCGCACGCTTTGTGGCCGTTGGTCGCCGTCATTGTATCCGTATGCCATTCGAATCACCTTGCCTCATGTGTAACTTGTCTATCCTACATAAAAAGATGCACGACACATGGGTATGTGCGCCAAAAGCCTGACAAATGGTATGAACGTTGCCGCGCCGCGCGCCAAGCGTCACGGCAACAGGTCTTCAAAAGCAGACAAGATGAAAGCGTCCAAGACGAATGACGTCTCCCGCCGTTCGTCCCAAAAACGGTGCCGCTCGTTTTGCAGTTCTGCCTTCGGTCGAGCTGCGAGCGGCGCTGCTGCGCCAAGGCCGTATCTTAAAGCCATGGAATAAAAGCGCGCGGCAAAACGGACCGCGCAAGGGGTGACGCCAAGGGCGTCAAAAAGGAAAGGAGGGGAACAATGGCGGACAAGAACGCAGAAGTTGCAGTCGAGGATAACGGCGGCATGAAGAAAACGCTCTCGCTCTGGAACTTCTTCACCATCGGCTTTGGTGCCATTATCGGTACCGGTTGGGTTCTGCAGGTCGGCGACTGGATGGTCGTGGGCGGCGGTCCCGTTCCCGCTATGATCGCATTCCTCTTGGGTGCAATCTTCCTCGTGCCCGTCGGAGCTGTTTTCGGTGAGCTCACGGCCGCTATCCCCATCTCGGGCGGCATCGTCGAGTATGTCGATCGTAGCTTTGGCCGTACGCTGAGCTACATCACCGGATGGCTTTTGGCCCTGGGCAACGGCATCCTGTGCCCGTGGGAGGCCATTGCCATTTCGACTCTCGTGTCCGAGATGTTCGGTAGCCTGCCCGGCCTTGAGTGGCTGCGCGCCGTCAAGCTCTACACCATCCTGGGGGCCGACGTTTACCTGTTCCCGACGCTGATCGCGCTCGGCTTTGCAGTTTACGTCATCTTCCTCAACTTCCGTGGTGCCAGCTCGGCCGCCAAGCTTCAGGCCTTCCTGACCAAGGCTCTGCTCTGCGGCATGCTGCTCGCCATGGGCGTCTCGCTGTTCACCGGCTCGCCGGACAACGCCATGCCCGTGTTCTCCCAGGTCGCCGGCGCTGGCGGCGGCAAGGCCGCTACCGAGAGCTCCAGCCTGTTTGC
This genomic interval carries:
- a CDS encoding YbaB/EbfC family nucleoid-associated protein; the encoded protein is MAGMNMQQMMKQARKMQEQLAAAQENLKSQTVDASAGGGMVKVTVNGEMELVNLTIDPDALDPEDVDMLQDMIMAAVNEAVRGVNELANKQMGAITGGLNIPGMPF
- the recR gene encoding recombination mediator RecR produces the protein MSANHSLQKLLDELGRLPGIGPKSAQRIAYYLLEADAEEARRLAEAILEVKQEVHFCSRCFNYATADECSICQDPMRDTTRICVVGEPRDVQAIERTGSYHGLYHVLGGVISPMDKIGPEQLHIRELLARLGHEDIHEVIIATNPNIEGETTASYLARTIKPLGVEVSRLASGLPVGGDLEYADELTLGRAIEARRAI
- a CDS encoding serine/threonine protein kinase — its product is MMTDLASTTPQSLGRDPMVGLRLARVDGFEPAIALGQDELPAYLRRFTILFADDATMRRGGIGRVTRAVNAQGEDVALKQLILPTRDEFDDDAAHESLVAKFKAAFREEYECHRALSGLKGFPRLYGWGEVDGVPAIVMEWVEGETLARLRSRLAVDDAGRLSPLVAARLGRDLFDLLCRMSLVGEGFVHRDISPANIMVRTARLPLDRQLAEGTFDLCLIDFGSSLALEPASAVAGTGGKASFTERYATLRRATVAYAPPEMLTDDIPDLRALRMSPAIDVYAATSTVYELIAGVVPYEAAPSTSGTSGSRKKTRDIASPYRLKTDTRPDYPIGAHAPGCDLTQLLRREPDVALAAAEQAQQLGLEPDSEELRDALAFVDAQLFDVVMACLSSHQKDRPEPAAVEAALSAFCDHYAQNVGRSLRGEPLTPCPMDASGRAVRRALMVGATVVCGVVWAVVVVSAALLASGARVTATLGSLVWSGSLPSIIAALALALPGIAGVTAGALARNRRSGFLQGVLALSACEVPVLVVAACSVFSQRAVMGGLVAALVATYTLTWFLLAMGFAFELPVSAPRRTKAQMATPLAGGAAAARTFGGPVEVSSDSISTTKEA
- a CDS encoding FHA domain-containing protein; the protein is MASQVELTPCGAMFDIFKRAAHLSHIELCGLVLSSRPLADGRSPQSRAADRSWVSRFIVRAPVGTLQQRYFAEYGTSAARIMSQLALRQRNPMDSTAVINMVCGPAGEPMVRALEECHQDTNLYRNALDRLSQAAELMPAERAEAVLVLFVAVGCSADVRSSVNYSIDYAHATCGGGTSTPRSLGMSLTAGEREPAPAHPLGLLRVQNSFVVSAPRWIQPSEQGVEIGALATGEGDITDVGDDVSARHAHIWCDAQNIWHVEDLSSTNGTVVVNGATRVCIQVEPGRSAQLNPGDELKLGESTTYAILFGAL